CCGACCTGCGCCGCCTGCTGCGCAGCGTGCACGAAGACCGCCGCATCCTCAAGGACACCACCATCGAATGGCGTCCCGAAACCCTCAAGCTGCTGTTGCGCGAGCACCTGTCGGGCGATGAGGTGATCGTGGTCTCGAACCGCGAGCCCTACATCCACCAGCGCAATGAAGACGGCACCATCCGCGTGCAACGTCCGGCCAGCGGCCTGGTGACGGCGGTGGAGCCGGTGATGCGGGCCTGCTCGGGGACCTGGGTGGCCCATGGCAGTGGCAGCGCCGACGCCGATGTGGTCGATGCGCGCTCACGGGTGCGGGTGCCGCCCATTCCCGAAGGCGGCGAGCCGCTGCACGATGCCTACACCCTGCGTCGTGTCTGGCTGTCGGCCGAAGAAGAGCGCGGCTACTACTATGGCTTTGCCAACGAGGGCCTGTGGCCGCTGTGTCACATCGCCCACGTGCGGCCGGTGTTCCGCGAGGAAGACTGGCAGCAGTACCGTGCCGTCAACGCCCGATTTGCCGATGCCGTGGCCGACGAAGCCCGCACGGACAACCCCGTCGTGCTGGTACAGGACTATCACTTTGCCCTGCTGCCGCGCATGCTGCGCGCCCGTCTGCCACGCGCCACGATCATCACCTTCTGGCACATCCCATGGCCCAACCCCGAGTCGTTCGGCATCTGCCCTTGGGCGCGCGAGATCCTCGAAGGCATGCTGGGCAGCACCATCCTCGGTTTCCACACGCCCTACCACTGCCAGAACTTCATGGCCACGGTCGATCGCTTCCTGGAGGCCCGCATCACGCAGGAGGATCAGTCGGTGAGCTTCATGGGTCAGCGCACGCAGGTGCGCGACTATCCGATCTCGATCCCGTGGCACCCGCCTGCCGACGACGCGCTCTCCCGGGCACAAGCCGACCAGAGCGCGCTGCGCGAGGCCATGGGCCTGTCGCCTGAACACCGTCTGGCCATCGGGGTGGACCGACTCGACTACACCAAGGGCATCGTCGAACGCATGCTGGCTGTCGAGCGCCTGCTGGATCGCCATCCCATGTGGCTGGGGCGCTTTTCGCTCGTGCAGATTGCGGCACCGACGCGATCGAGCCTGGAGGCCTACAGTGCGCTCGATCACCGGGTGCGCGAAGAGGCCCGGCGCATCAACGCCTGGGCCGCCGAGCGGGCACCGGGCACGCCGCCACCCATCATCCTGCTCATCGAGCAGCACGACAGCGAATCGGTGCGCCGCCATTACCGTGCATGCGAGATCGCGATGGTCACCAGCCTGCATGACGGCATGAACCTGGTGGCCAAGGAGTACGTGGCGGCCCGCGAGACCGGCGACGGCGTGCTCATCCTCAGTCGCTTTGCCGGCGCGGCCAGCGAGCTGCACGAGGCCCTGGTCGTGAACCCCTATCACATCGAGGAAACCGCCGATGCGCTGGCCAAGGCGCTGACCATGCACCCCGCCGAGCAGCGCGAGCGCATGCGGGCCATGCGCACCCGCCTGGCCGACTTCAACATCTACCGCTGGGCGGGCCGCATGCTGCTGGATGCGGCGGACGAGCGGCAACGAGCCCGCGTGCAGGACCGCATCGTGCAGGTATCCGGCGTCGTGGCACCCGAAGGCCTGTTCCGTGCGCCCTGGCGTGCGCGGCAGGCGGCCAACGGAGGGTCGCCGGCGGCGGCCGAGCGAGGCAAGCGTGCGCACAAGGTCTGACACCATGGCTCCCTGGCTGCTCGATCCTCGACACCGCGCGATGCTGGACGACTGGCTGGGCCCCAGCACGCTGTTCGCGTTCGACTTCGATGGCACGCTGGCCCCCATCGTGGACGACCCTGCCGAGGCAAGGATGTCGCCCGCCACGTGGACGCAGCTGGACCGCCTCGCGCGGCTGGCCCCGGTGGCCGTCGTGTCCGGTCGCGCCCGCGAGGACCTGACCGCCCGGGTGCCGCCCGCCGTGGGCTACCTGATCGGCAACCATGGCAACGAAGGGCTGCCGGGTGGCGACGCGGACACGCGCGAGCGACGTCACATCTGCGCCTTCTGGGAAAGCCGTCTGCGCGAAGACGCCTCGTTGTGGCGTGCGGCTCAGGGCGCGCAGATCGAGAACAAGGGCCTGACGCTGTCCCTGCACTATCGGCACTGCGAGAACCCCGCATGGGGCCGCTCGCTGCTGCTGGCGCGGGCCACGCGGCTTGTGCCCGTGCCGCGCATCATCCGCGGGCATGCCGTGTTCAACCTGCTGCCGCCGGGTACCGTCACCAAGCGGGAGGCACTCGAGGCCCTGATGCGGCACACGCGCTGCGAGCGCCTGGTCGTGTTTGGCGACGACGTCACCGACGAGCTGGCCTTCCGTGACGCGCCCGACAACTGGCTGACGGTGCGCGTGGGCGCCAGCATGGACACGGCCGCGCGCTACCACCTGGAAAGCGTCGAGGAAATGGGCTGGCTGGTCGGGCATGCCGTGGGGTGCTGCCACCACGCGGCGCAGGACGAGCCCGAACCGCAGCAAGGCCAGCAGCAGCGCCGCTGAGGCGGGGCCTCTCTCGCCGCGGGCCTCCGTGCTCAGGCGGTGGGGGCCACCTCTCGGCGCAAGGCGGCCGGTGGGGCAGGGCCTTCCTCCCCGGCGCCGCCGTCCCGCAATTCGGCCCGCACGCGAGGCAGGCACTCGGGCCAACGATCCTGCACCAGCTGGATGAGGCTTTCACGCACCAGGCAGCGCAGATCCCAGTTGCGGCTCGAGTCCGGCGAGCTCACCAGACAGCGGATCTGCATGGCCCGATCGCTGACGTCCACCACCTGCAGCACGCAGGCCTGGCCATCCCACAGATCGCTGCCTTCGCACAACCGGCGCAGCTCGGCGCGAAGCGGCTCCAGCGGCGTGCGGAAATCCAGCCACAGCAGCACCTGACCCGTGATGGCGGCGCTGCTGCGCGTCCAGTTCTGGAAGGGGTTCTGCGTCCACCATTCCAGTGGCACGATCAGGCGGCGCTGGTCCCAGATCTTGACGACCACATAGGTGCCCGTGATCTCTTCGATGCGGCCCCACTCGCCTTCCACCACCACGACGTCGTCCAGCCGGATGGGCTGGGTGAGGCCGATCTGCAGCCCCGCGATGAGGTTGCCCAACACCGGCCGCGCGGCCAGGCCGGCCACGATGCCGGCCAGCCCGGCCGAAGCCAGCAGACTGGTGCCGATGTGGCGCACGCTCGGAAAAGTCATCAGCGCAATCGCCACGCCGACCACGGTGATGAGGGTGACCAGCGTGCGCGTGAGGGCGGTGGTCTGCGTGCGCAGCCGGCGTGCGGACAGGTTGTCGGCATGGTCGACAGGCTGGAGCAGCGTCACGGACTGGCCCGCTGCCCGCACCGCCTGAATGACCAGCCAGGTGAGTGTGGCGATGACGGCCACGGTGAGGAACTGCCGCACGGCGCCGATGCCGACGAGCTGGTCGGGCGCGCTCGAGAGCACGACATTGAAGGCGATCAGCGGCACCAGCACGCGCATGGGGCGCCGTGTGCCCTGCTGCATCGCCTGCAGGGCCAGGGAGTGCCGGGTGGCCCGCGAGAACACGGCTTCGGCCACACGCAGGAGGACGGAAGCAATCAGGGCGGAAGCCAGCGCACTGCCAAGCTGGACCAGCCAGCGGGCTTCGTCGCTTTGCCAGGAGGAGGGGAGCAACATGGCGATCGATCAGGAAGGTGAGGGATGAACGAACGTCCGCTTCGGCAAGGGCCATGCCCGTGCAGGCCGCATGTCAGCCAGAGCCCGCAGATCGGGGGGCGCGGTGCCGATGTTGCGGCAAGGCTTGCCTGGCTTCTGGGTCACGCCGCAGGCCGGCCTTTGACCCGCGGGCCTGGGCACAACGCTTGCCGTTCAAGGGCAGGCGGCACAGCAGTGTCCTGCCGGAAACCATGTGAGAAGGACGATCAACATGACCAGACAATCAACGCTGAGCAAGACTTTGGTGGCCCTCGCCGTGGCGGTGGCTTCGGGCGCCGTGATGGCGCAATCGGCCGGGCAGTCCGGCGGAAGCACCAGCCCGTCGTCGCGCGGCACGGGCGCGGGCACCATGGACGACACCCGTGGCACGGGCGCTGGCACCGGTGCGACCGGCACGGGAACAGGCACGGGCATGGGGACCGGCACGGGCAGTGGCGGCACGACCGGCTCGGGCTCCACCTCCGGCAGCCGTGGCGGCACGCTGGATGACATGCCGGCCACAGGCGCCGGGCAGGACACGGGCAACACCGGCAGCAAGGCCACGGGTGACAGCCAGCGCAAGCAGCCGAAGCGCTCGACCAACCAGAAGCGCCGCGGCGACACGGATCCGAAGGATCCGCATCAGGTCAACGGGCCGAGCGGCACCGGGACGGGCGGCTCGACGGGGACCGGCACGGGGACTGGCACAGGCACCGGCACCGGCGGTGGCTCGGGCACGGGCTCCGGCAGCAGCCGCTGAGCAACCACATCCTCCGGCCGCATCGCGCCGTAAAGGCACCCGCTCATGTCATGAGCGGGTCATCCCATGATCCAGTGGAAAGGACAGGCATCGCATGACGGACACCACACGCCGCGCGCAGCTCTGGGAGCTGATCAAGGACATCCATTTCGGCATGTTCACGACCCGGCACGCCAACGGGCACCTGCACAGCCGGCCCATGACGACCCAGAACCGCGCCATCGACGAAGACGACAGCCTCTGGTTCTTCATGTCCGCCGGCAGCGAGACCGTGGCCGACCTGCTGCGCGACAACCAGGTCAACGTGGCCTACGCAGACCCTGCCGATCAAGCCTATGTGTCGGTTGCCGGCCAGGCCGAGATCGTGGAGGACGACGCGCGCAAGCAGGCGCTGTGGACGCGTGCAAACGAGGCCTGGTTCAAGGGCGGTCCGACCGACCCCGACCTGACCCTGGTGCGGGTGCGCATCGCCCATGCGGATTATTGGGACGCACCCGACAACCGTCTGGTGCACCTCTATGACAAGGCGGTCTCTGCCCTCACGGGCGAGCCGCCGAAGGACAAGGGCGAGCGCGGTCGCGTCGACATGCGCTGAGCCCTTGCCTGGCGGGGCTTACAGCACCCGCACGTTCACCAGCGTCTGGTTGACCAGCTGGTAGGCGATCTCGCCGAAGGTGGCGGGGCCCTGCACGCCACCGATGGCCTTGCCTTCCAGCTCGCCGAACACGAAGTTCAGGATGCAGTTGCACGACACCACGGTGCCACTCGTGTCCTGATCGGCGAGCCGGCTGCGGAAGGCCGCTGCGTAGTCGCTGACCGGGCTGGCAAAGTGGTAGTCCACACCCGGGAAGACCGGGGCGTACAGGTCCACGTGGTCGGCGTGCACCTTCTGCAGCGAGACGTTGACGTGCGCACCCGCAAAGTCGCCCACCAGCGGCAGCTGGCCATGGGCCAGACCGCGGCGGTTCACGTACTCGGCAAAGTTCACCTTCTCGCCGTTGACCTCGCACTCGCGCACGTTGAACGACGTGTCGTGGAAGCGCAGCGTGTCCTGACCATCGGGCTCGAACAGGTTGACGATGTCGACCTGCACCAGCTTGTCCTCGGGCAGCGCCACATAGGCCACCACGGCGCGGTCGGTGTGCTTGGTGGCCGTGCGGCCGTCATAGACCTTGGGGCTGGCCTTGCCCAGATCATTCAGGTGCACGCCGGCGATCCAGCCCACGGTGGGCTTCAGGAAGGCGTCCTTGTAGCTGGCGGCCTCGGCCGAGAAGCGCCGATGGGTCTCGCTGGCGGCGGGGATGATGGTCAGGGCAAAGCCGTTGTCCGGCGCATGGCCGGCAATGCCTTCCAGCTCCGACGCGCCATAGCAGGCAAGCGTCACGTTGCCCACGTCCGACAGGTCGGTCGCAAACACGCGGTCGTCCTGCACCACGGTGCCGCCTTCGGCCACCATGAAGTAGGGAATGGTGCCGGCGATCCAGTTGCCGGCCGGCAGCTTGTCGAGCGTGGCCTCGGTGCCCGCCAGGCTCAGCGCCTTGCCTTGCTGGATGAGGTCGATGGCGGCTTGAAGGGAAATCAGTTGGTTCATGGACATCCTCACAGACTGGTCAGCTGGGCAACTTCGGCAGGCAGAACCTTCTCCCATTTGGTGAAGAAGGCCTGGATCTCGGCTGCCTTGACGGGCAGCGGATCGGCGCTGCGCTCGATGCGCTTGGTCAGCAGCTGGGTGCCCAGGTGCTGGGTCTTCAGCTTGGACAGGCCTCCACTGGCCAGACGTTGCCAGCAAGGGTGGTTCGGGGCGGGAACGGCCATACACGGTCTCCTCAGGTCCACAGGGGGCGGCGATGGGTTCGCCGCTCGGTTTCAGTCCAGCTTATCGGTCATGACAAGCGGCGTTAAACCCGGAATCCCCTGATCCCGGTCTGGACCATCCGTTACCGTGACGGATCTGACGGAATGGCTGTCGGTGCGTGAGGCTAGCGGGGGGTGGCCACCGGTGCGCCCGGGAAAGCCGCCTCGGCTGGCGCCGGGCCGCCATACGTGATCACCACCTTGCGGTACACCTGCCGCGTGGCCGGGTCCAGCAGGTTCGAGACCCCGGTGTAGCGGAGCAGGCGGGTACCGCGCGCGTCATACACCAGCTCGATCGGGTCGACCAGCATGCGCAACACCGAGTCGGGTTCCACCTTCACGCGCACGGCGGCTTCGCCGTTCACGGTCTCTTCGCCCACCTTGCGGGCCCGGAAGCGGAAGCTGTCGGTGCGACCGGCCACGACCAGCGTGAAGCGCACCGTCTCGCCGGCCTGGATGCCCTTGAACTGGGCCAGCATCAGGTTGTTGAAGCCGGCATCGGCGGCGATCAGTTCGCCTTCGGGCGACAGCGCCTTGCGCTCCGTGCGGCCCTGGTCGGACTTGAACAGCGCCAGTTGCGGTGTCACGGCCGAAATGCCCTCGCTGTAGCCCTGGGCCGGCACGTCGAGCCGATAGACCGGCACCGTCCGGTTGCCCCGGAAGTCGAGGCTGCGGCGGGCCACCTCGCGGCCCTGCGCGTCGTAGTACAGCGTCTGGCCCTGCAGCAGGGCGCCGTCGGCGGTGGTCTGGTGGTCATGCACCTCGGTGTAGAGGTAGCGCTGGGTGGCCGCATCGCGTGCAAAGCCGAGCAGGCGGGCGGCCGCAGCGCCGCCATGGGCGCACAGCAGGGCCGAAACAAGCATCAAGGTCAGGGCGGGGCGAGCGGTCATGGCGGGCGTTGAAAGAGCCGGAGCGAACGGATTCTAGGAGCCCACCCGCACCGTGCACCTGGCGGCACCCGGAAAGGCCCCGCGCCGGGCCAGGGGCTTGTGCCCCGTTCAGCGAACCCGTGTCGACAGCCAGGCGCCCAGCGACACGAGCGTCAGGCCGGTCACCAGGGAGGCGGTGAGCGGCTCGCCCAGCAGCGGCACCGCGCCCAGCCCGGCCATCACCGGCACCAGGGCGACCAGCGCGCCGGTCCGCTCGGCGCCCAGCGTCTTGACCGCGTGCAGAAACAGCACCATGGCCAGGATGGCCGGGCCGAGGCCCTGGTACAGCCCCTGCAACAGCAGCATCGAAGTGGGCACGGTGTGCAGGCCCTTGGGCAGGGCCAGCGCATACACAGGCAGGAACAGCAGCGCCGAGGCGATGGTCACGAAGCGCGTGAGCAGCCAGGCGTCGTACACCCATTTGCGCACCAGCACGCTGTAGGTGGCCCAGCACAGCGAGCCGCTGAGCAGCAGCAGGTCGCCCCCGAGTGTCGAGGGCCCCTGGCCCAGCCCGGCCACCACCGGCACAGCCATGCAGGTCACGCCCAGGGCGATGGGCACCAGCGCCCACAGCCGTTGTCGTGACGGGCGCGCGCCCAGCAGGACCCACGCAATCGCCGTGACCAGAAAGGGCTGCATGCCGGGGATGAGGATGCCCCCGTGCGCGGCCGGCGCGTGCTTGAAGCCCAGGTAGACGAAGATCAGAAAGCCCAGACAGCCGATCACGGCCAGCACCCACAGCTTCGGATCCCGCCAGGTGCCTGCCGGCAGGCGCAGCGACAGCGGCAACATCACCAGCGACGCCACCCCCAGCCGCAGCGCCACGATGTCCCAGCCCGTCAGGCCGGTCTTGCCGCCGAGGCGCGACACGAGGATGAAGCCCGCCCAGATCACGACGGTGGCCAGGGCGGCGGCATAGCCGTGCCACAGGCGTGGCGCGGCGGAGGAGGGCGGGACGACGGTGCTCATGGTTGGCCGCGAGTCTGCCACGCGGCCAGCCCGCTCACTTGGTGGCGTGGGCCACGGCCACAGCCGTCATGTTGACAATGCGGCGCACCGTGGCAGACGGGTTGAGGATGTGCACGGGGGCGGCGGCGCCCAGCAGGATCGGGCCCACCGTCACGCCATTGCCACCGGTCATCTTCAGCACGTTGAACAGAATGTTGGCCGCATCCAGGTTCGGGCAGATCAGGATGTTGGCCGTGCCGTCCAGCGTCGTCTCCGGCAGCAGCTTGGTGCGCAGCGATTCGCTGAGTGCGGCGTCGCCCTGCATTTCGCCGTCGGCGGGGATGTGGGGCATGCGGGCCACGAAGATGTCGCGCGCCTGACGCATCTTCTGCGCCGACGGGCGACGGCTCGAGCCGAACATCGAGTGCGACAGGAAGGCCACGCGCGGCGGCAGGCCGAAGCGCTGCACCTCTTCCACCGCCAGCATGGCGATGTCGGCCAGCTGTTCGGCCGTGGGGTCTTCGTTGACGAAGGTGTCGGCGATGAACAGGTTGTGCTGGTCCAGGATCAGCGCGTTCAGCGCGGCCAGGCCGTGGGCGCCCGGCTTCACGCCGATCACTTCCCGCACATGGTCGAGGTGGTAGTCGTAGCGACCGATGACGCCGCAGATCATGCCGTCGGCGTCGCCCATCTTCACCAGCATGGTGGCGATCAGCGAGTTGGATCGACGCACCGCCACCTTGGCCAGCTCGGGCGTGAAGCCGTCGCGCGAACGCAGGCGGCGGTAGGCCTCGACATACTGCTTGAAGCGGTCGTCCTTGGCCGGGTTCACGATCTCGCAGTTCTCGCCCGGCTGCAGGCGCAGGCCGGCGCGCTCGATGCGGCTGGTGATGATGTCCGGACGGCCCACCAGCACCGG
This is a stretch of genomic DNA from Aquabacterium olei. It encodes these proteins:
- the otsB gene encoding trehalose-phosphatase, translated to MAPWLLDPRHRAMLDDWLGPSTLFAFDFDGTLAPIVDDPAEARMSPATWTQLDRLARLAPVAVVSGRAREDLTARVPPAVGYLIGNHGNEGLPGGDADTRERRHICAFWESRLREDASLWRAAQGAQIENKGLTLSLHYRHCENPAWGRSLLLARATRLVPVPRIIRGHAVFNLLPPGTVTKREALEALMRHTRCERLVVFGDDVTDELAFRDAPDNWLTVRVGASMDTAARYHLESVEEMGWLVGHAVGCCHHAAQDEPEPQQGQQQRR
- a CDS encoding mechanosensitive ion channel family protein, translated to MLLPSSWQSDEARWLVQLGSALASALIASVLLRVAEAVFSRATRHSLALQAMQQGTRRPMRVLVPLIAFNVVLSSAPDQLVGIGAVRQFLTVAVIATLTWLVIQAVRAAGQSVTLLQPVDHADNLSARRLRTQTTALTRTLVTLITVVGVAIALMTFPSVRHIGTSLLASAGLAGIVAGLAARPVLGNLIAGLQIGLTQPIRLDDVVVVEGEWGRIEEITGTYVVVKIWDQRRLIVPLEWWTQNPFQNWTRSSAAITGQVLLWLDFRTPLEPLRAELRRLCEGSDLWDGQACVLQVVDVSDRAMQIRCLVSSPDSSRNWDLRCLVRESLIQLVQDRWPECLPRVRAELRDGGAGEEGPAPPAALRREVAPTA
- a CDS encoding alpha,alpha-trehalose-phosphate synthase (UDP-forming), whose amino-acid sequence is MLRLSLAFIVPLVVVLGVLGVLSMQVSGPLLQGWTQRELDERAGLVSKALHGAIMLSLEEGNQSELSQQIESLTEDERLYAIAVCTSPNAVLAASRNYPAELACAEGRDATTRVGPAMARWLSQMHVRRIDLPVAPAAGGGLVSDAAPDGGHVTLVVMQNPAEAGRRDQQARNYLTMLFVGLGVVLALLFITVANWGWRHWINGVRRVLSDGGQAAALGRASPEIQPLLPDLRRLLRSVHEDRRILKDTTIEWRPETLKLLLREHLSGDEVIVVSNREPYIHQRNEDGTIRVQRPASGLVTAVEPVMRACSGTWVAHGSGSADADVVDARSRVRVPPIPEGGEPLHDAYTLRRVWLSAEEERGYYYGFANEGLWPLCHIAHVRPVFREEDWQQYRAVNARFADAVADEARTDNPVVLVQDYHFALLPRMLRARLPRATIITFWHIPWPNPESFGICPWAREILEGMLGSTILGFHTPYHCQNFMATVDRFLEARITQEDQSVSFMGQRTQVRDYPISIPWHPPADDALSRAQADQSALREAMGLSPEHRLAIGVDRLDYTKGIVERMLAVERLLDRHPMWLGRFSLVQIAAPTRSSLEAYSALDHRVREEARRINAWAAERAPGTPPPIILLIEQHDSESVRRHYRACEIAMVTSLHDGMNLVAKEYVAARETGDGVLILSRFAGAASELHEALVVNPYHIEETADALAKALTMHPAEQRERMRAMRTRLADFNIYRWAGRMLLDAADERQRARVQDRIVQVSGVVAPEGLFRAPWRARQAANGGSPAAAERGKRAHKV
- a CDS encoding DMT family transporter, translated to MSTVVPPSSAAPRLWHGYAAALATVVIWAGFILVSRLGGKTGLTGWDIVALRLGVASLVMLPLSLRLPAGTWRDPKLWVLAVIGCLGFLIFVYLGFKHAPAAHGGILIPGMQPFLVTAIAWVLLGARPSRQRLWALVPIALGVTCMAVPVVAGLGQGPSTLGGDLLLLSGSLCWATYSVLVRKWVYDAWLLTRFVTIASALLFLPVYALALPKGLHTVPTSMLLLQGLYQGLGPAILAMVLFLHAVKTLGAERTGALVALVPVMAGLGAVPLLGEPLTASLVTGLTLVSLGAWLSTRVR
- a CDS encoding pyridoxamine 5'-phosphate oxidase family protein, which codes for MTDTTRRAQLWELIKDIHFGMFTTRHANGHLHSRPMTTQNRAIDEDDSLWFFMSAGSETVADLLRDNQVNVAYADPADQAYVSVAGQAEIVEDDARKQALWTRANEAWFKGGPTDPDLTLVRVRIAHADYWDAPDNRLVHLYDKAVSALTGEPPKDKGERGRVDMR
- a CDS encoding DUF6976 family protein, with the protein product MNQLISLQAAIDLIQQGKALSLAGTEATLDKLPAGNWIAGTIPYFMVAEGGTVVQDDRVFATDLSDVGNVTLACYGASELEGIAGHAPDNGFALTIIPAASETHRRFSAEAASYKDAFLKPTVGWIAGVHLNDLGKASPKVYDGRTATKHTDRAVVAYVALPEDKLVQVDIVNLFEPDGQDTLRFHDTSFNVRECEVNGEKVNFAEYVNRRGLAHGQLPLVGDFAGAHVNVSLQKVHADHVDLYAPVFPGVDYHFASPVSDYAAAFRSRLADQDTSGTVVSCNCILNFVFGELEGKAIGGVQGPATFGEIAYQLVNQTLVNVRVL